A single region of the Globicephala melas chromosome 12, mGloMel1.2, whole genome shotgun sequence genome encodes:
- the EPCAM gene encoding epithelial cell adhesion molecule produces the protein MAPPHVLAFGLLLAAATAAVAAAQEGCVCENYKLTTNCSVNAHGQCQCTSIGTQHSVICTKLASKCLVMKAEMSGSKAGRRVKPEGAIQNNDGLYDPECDDKGLFKAKQCNGTSTCWCVNTAGVRRTDKDSEISCSEPVRTFWIIIELKHKTREKPYDVQSLQAALKEVITSRYQLDPKYITNILYENDVIVIDLVQNSSQKTQNDVDIADVAYYFEKDVKDESLFQSNRMDLRVNGELLDLDPSRTSIYYVDEKPPEFSMQGLQAGIIAVIVVVAVAITAGIAVLVVSRKKRMAKYEKAEIKEMGEMHRELNA, from the exons ATGGCGCCCCCCCACGTCCTTGCGTTCGGGCTCCTGCTCGCCGCTGCGACGGCGGCGGTGGCCGCGGCCCAGGAAG gaTGTGTGTGTGAAAACTACAAACTGACCACAAACTGCTCTGTGAATGCACATGGTCAGTGCCAGTGTACTTCAATCGGTACACAACATTCTGTCATTTGCACAAAAT TGGCTTCCAAATGTTTGGTGATGAAGGCAGAAATGAGTGGCTCCAAGGCTGGGAGAAGAGTGAAACCAGAGGGCGCTATCCAGAATAATGACGGGCTCTATGATCCCGAGTGTGACGACAAGGGGCTCTTTAAAGCCAAGCAGTGCAATGGCACCTCCACGTGCTGGTGTGTGAACACTGCTGGGGTCAGGAGAACCGATAAGGACAGTGAAATATCCTGCTCCGAGCCAGTGAGGACCTT CTGGATCATCATTGAACTAAAACACAAGACAAGAGAAAAACCTTATGATGTTCAAAGTTTGCAGGC TGCACTCAAGGAGGTAATCACAAGTCGTTATCAACTGGATCcaaaatatatcacaaatattctg TATGAGAATGATGTTATCGTTATTGACCTGGTACAAAATTCTTCTCAGAAAACTCAGAATGATGTAGACATAGCTGATGTggcttattattttgaaaaagat GTTAAAGATGAATCCTTGTTCCAGTCCAACAGGATGGACCTGAGAGTAAATGGGGAACTACTGGATCTGGATCCCAGTCGAACTTCAATTTACTATGTTGATGAAAAACCACCTGAATTTTCAATGCAGGGTCTGCAAGCTGGTATAATTGCTGTCATTGTGGTTGTGGCAGTAGCAATTACTGCTGGAATTGCTGTGCTG GttgtttccagaaagaaaagaatggcaAAATATGAGAAAGCTGAG ATAAAGGAGATGGGTGAAATGCATAGGGAACTCAATGCATAA